In a single window of the Coffea eugenioides isolate CCC68of chromosome 3, Ceug_1.0, whole genome shotgun sequence genome:
- the LOC113765506 gene encoding probable sucrose-phosphate synthase 2 isoform X2, which produces MAGNEWINGYLEAILDSGAAAIDENKAISSVNLREASHFNPTKYFVEEVVTGVDETDLHRTWIKVVATRNTRERSSRLENMCWRIWHLTRKKKQLELEDIQRLAKRRWEREQGRKDVTEDMSEDLSEGEKGDVLGEAVSLDSPRKKFQRNFSNLEVWSEKNKEKKLYVVLISLHGLVRGDNMELGRDSDTGGQIKYVVELAKALAKMPGVYRVDLFTRQISSPEVDWSYGEPTEMLNTGPEDGDGADLGESCGAYIVRIPFGPRDKYLRKELLWPHLQEFVDGALAHILNMSKVLGEQIGGGHPVWPYVIHGHYADAGDSAALLSGALNVPMVLTGHSLGRNKLEQLLKQGRQSKEDINSTYKIMRRIEAEELSLDAAELVITSTKQEIDEQWGLYDGFDVKLEKVLRARARRGVNCHGRYMPRMAVIPPGMDFSNVIAQEDTAEVDGELVALTNGDGASPKALPPIWSEVMRFLTNPHKPMILALSRPDPKKNITTLVKAFGECRPLRELANLTLIMGNRDDIDEMSGGNASVLTTVLKLIDKYDLYGQVAFPKHHKQVDVPEIYRLAAKTKGVFINPAFIEPFGLTLIEAAAHGLPMVATKNGGPVDIHRESFNDSLKDVQDMSLRLSVDGEKTSLTESLDMAAVSDDRQLQDQVERVLSRMKRQEPGAPDSEVDRKPTDNSPSKYPMLRRRRRLIVVALDCYDSRGNPEKKMIQIVQELFKAIKLDPQIARLTGFAISTAMPISELMEFLKSGNVKVNDFDALICSSGSEVYYPGTYSEEDGKICPDPDYASHIEYRWGSDGLKKTIWKLMNTSEGGEAKSNRSPIEEDVKSNNSHCISFLIKDLSRAKKVDYMRQKLRMRGLRCHVMYCRNSTRMQVIPLLASRSQALRYLFVRWRLNVANMFVILGETGDTDYEELIGGTHKTLVMKGVTEKGSEELLRTAGSYLRDDMIPGESPFLAHLNGDARAEEIANTLRQLSKAGM; this is translated from the exons ATGGCTGGGAATGAGTGGATAAACGGGTATTTGGAGGCAATTTTGGATAGTGGGGCAGCAGCTATAGATGAGAATAAGGCCATCAGCTCTGTGAACTTGAGAGAAGCGAGTCATTTCAATCCAACAAAGTACTTTGTTGAAGAAGTTGTTACAGGGGTGGATGAGACTGATCTTCACAGGACATGGATCAAAGTTGTTGCAACAAGGAATACAAGGGAGAGGAGTTCAAGGCTGGAGAATATGTGTTGGCGCATTTGGCATCTCACCCGCAAAAAGAAGCAG TTGGAATTGGAAGATATCCAACGCTTAGCAAAACGTAGGTGGGAACGAGAACAAGGACGCAAGGATGTGACTGAAGATATGTCCGAAGATTTGTCTGAAGGAGAAAAGGGGGATGTGTTGGGAGAGGCAGTATCGCTAGACAGCCCCAGGAAAAAGTTCCAAAGGAATTTCTCCAACTTGGAAGTATGGTCAGAGAAGAACAAGGAGAAAAAGCTTTATGTTGTCCTGATCAG TCTGCATGGTTTGGTTCGTGGTGATAATATGGAGCTTGGTAGGGACTCTGATACTGGCGGCCAG ATTAAATATGTTGTTGAGCTTGCTAAGGCACTTGCTAAGATGCCAGGTGTTTATCGGGTTGATCTGTTCACCAGGCAAATCTCCTCTCCAGAAGTAGATTGGAGCTATGGGGAGCCCACAGAGATGCTAAATACTGGTCCCGAAGATGGTGATGGTGCTGATTTGGGAGAAAGCTGTGGGGCTTATATTGTAAGGATACCATTTGGTCCTCGTGACAAGTACCTACGGAAAGAATTACTGTGGCCTCATCTTCAAGAGTTTGTAGACGGGGCGCTAGCTCACATCCTTAATATGTCAAAAGTTTTAGGTGAACAAATTGGAGGTGGACATCCTGTTTGGCCTTATGTAATTCATGGGCATTATGCAGATGCAGGGGATAGTGCTGCTCTTCTTTCGGGTGCTTTAAATGTTCCGATGGTTCTGACAGGGCACTCACTTGGTAGAAACAAGCTAGAACAACTTCTGAAACAAGGAAGGCAATCAAAAGAGGACATTAATTCTACATACAAAATTATGCGTAGGATAGAAGCAGAAGAACTTTCACTTGATGCTGCAGAACTTGTTATTACAAGCACCAAGCAGGAGATTGATGAACAGTGGGGACTATATGATGGATTTGATGTAAAGCTTGAGAAAGTTTTGAGGGCCCGTGCAAGAAGAGGGGTAAATTGCCATGGTCGCTACATGCCAAGGATGGCG GTTATCCCTCCTGGGATGGACTTCAGCAATGTCAtagcacaagaagacacagcCGAAGTCGATGGTGAACTTGTAGCACTAACCAATGGTGATGGTGCTTCACCTAAAGCACTCCCTCCAATATGGTCAGAA GTAATGCGGTTTCTCACAAATCCCCACAAGCCAATGATTCTAGCATTGTCAAGACCAGATCCAAAGAAAAATATTACGACACTTGTGAAAGCTTTTGGAGAATGCCGCCCATTACGGGAGCTAGCTAATCTT ACACTTATAATGGGAAACAGGGACGATATAGATGAGATGTCTGGAGGCAATGCCAGTGTGCTCACAACAGTGCTGAAGTTGATAGATAAGTATGACCTTTATGGGCAAGTGGCATTCCCAAAACATCACAAGCAGGTTGATGTCCCAGAGATATACCGTCTAGCTGCCAAAACAAAG GGGGTCTTCATAAATCCAGCTTTTATCGAACCATTCGGACTTACCTTGATTGAG GCTGCAGCACATGGGCTTCCAATGGTCGCAACAAAGAATGGTGGTCCAGTTGACATACACCGG GAGTCCTTTAACGATTCACTAAAAGATGTGCAAGACATGTCTCTCAGGCTTTCTGTTGATGGGGAGAAAACATCATTAACTGAATCACTTGATATGGCTGCAGTCAGTGATGACCGGCAACTGCAAGACCAAGTCGAGAGGGTGCTGAGCAGAATGAAGAGGCAAGAACCTGGTGCTCCTGATTCTGAAGTTGACAGGAAACCAACTGATAATTCACCAAGCAAATACCCAATGCTTAGGAGGCGACGCCGATTGATTGTTGTAGCACTTGACTGCTACGACAGTAGAGGAAATcctgaaaagaaaatgatacaGATTGTACAAGAACTCTTTAAAGCCATCAAGTTGGATCCACAAATTGCCAGATTGACAGGATTTGCTATATCCACTGCCATGCCAATCTCTGAGCTGATGGAATTCTTAAAATCTGGAAATGTAAAAGTTAATGACTTTGATGCTTTAATTTGTAGCAGTGGCAGTGAAGTTTACTATCCTGGTACATATAGTGAAGAAGATGGGAAGATTTGTCCAGACCCAGATTATGCATCACATATTGAGTATCGTTGGGGTTCTGATGGTTTAAAGAAAACCATCTGGAAACTGATGAACACGTCAGAAGGTGGAGAAGCAAAATCTAATCGTAGTCCCATTGAGGAAGACGTGAAATCAAACAATTCGCATTGCATATCTTTCTTAATCAAGGATCTCAGTAGG GCCAAGAAAGTAGATTATATGAGGCAAAAACTTAGGATGCGGGGTCTTCGGTGCCATGTGATGTACTGCAGAAACTCTACAAGAATGCAAGTTATTCCTCTTCTTGCATCTCGATCTCAGGCTCTCAG ATATCTGTTTGTCCGCTGGAGGTTGAATGTTGCCAATATGTTTGTAATTCTTGGTGAAACTGGAGACACTGATTATGAGGAACTGATCGGTGGAACTCATAAAACACTTGTCATGAAGGGGGTCACAGAGAAAGGCTCTGAAGAGTTGCTCCGAACAGCAGGTAGTTACCTAAGAGATGACATGATTCCAGGGGAAAGTCCATTTCTGGCCCATTTAAACGGGGATGCAAGAGCAGAAGAAATTGCCAACACACTAAGGCAGCTTTCAAAAGCTGGAATGTGA
- the LOC113765506 gene encoding probable sucrose-phosphate synthase 2 isoform X1, producing the protein MAGNEWINGYLEAILDSGAAAIDENKAISSVNLREASHFNPTKYFVEEVVTGVDETDLHRTWIKVVATRNTRERSSRLENMCWRIWHLTRKKKQLELEDIQRLAKRRWEREQGRKDVTEDMSEDLSEGEKGDVLGEAVSLDSPRKKFQRNFSNLEVWSEKNKEKKLYVVLISLHGLVRGDNMELGRDSDTGGQIKYVVELAKALAKMPGVYRVDLFTRQISSPEVDWSYGEPTEMLNTGPEDGDGADLGESCGAYIVRIPFGPRDKYLRKELLWPHLQEFVDGALAHILNMSKVLGEQIGGGHPVWPYVIHGHYADAGDSAALLSGALNVPMVLTGHSLGRNKLEQLLKQGRQSKEDINSTYKIMRRIEAEELSLDAAELVITSTKQEIDEQWGLYDGFDVKLEKVLRARARRGVNCHGRYMPRMAVIPPGMDFSNVIAQEDTAEVDGELVALTNGDGASPKALPPIWSEVMRFLTNPHKPMILALSRPDPKKNITTLVKAFGECRPLRELANLTLIMGNRDDIDEMSGGNASVLTTVLKLIDKYDLYGQVAFPKHHKQVDVPEIYRLAAKTKGVFINPAFIEPFGLTLIEAAAHGLPMVATKNGGPVDIHRALNNGLLIDPHDQQSIASALLKLVSEKNLWHECRKNGWKNIHLFSWPEHCRTYLTRVAACRMRHPHWQTDTPTDEFDPQESFNDSLKDVQDMSLRLSVDGEKTSLTESLDMAAVSDDRQLQDQVERVLSRMKRQEPGAPDSEVDRKPTDNSPSKYPMLRRRRRLIVVALDCYDSRGNPEKKMIQIVQELFKAIKLDPQIARLTGFAISTAMPISELMEFLKSGNVKVNDFDALICSSGSEVYYPGTYSEEDGKICPDPDYASHIEYRWGSDGLKKTIWKLMNTSEGGEAKSNRSPIEEDVKSNNSHCISFLIKDLSRAKKVDYMRQKLRMRGLRCHVMYCRNSTRMQVIPLLASRSQALRYLFVRWRLNVANMFVILGETGDTDYEELIGGTHKTLVMKGVTEKGSEELLRTAGSYLRDDMIPGESPFLAHLNGDARAEEIANTLRQLSKAGM; encoded by the exons ATGGCTGGGAATGAGTGGATAAACGGGTATTTGGAGGCAATTTTGGATAGTGGGGCAGCAGCTATAGATGAGAATAAGGCCATCAGCTCTGTGAACTTGAGAGAAGCGAGTCATTTCAATCCAACAAAGTACTTTGTTGAAGAAGTTGTTACAGGGGTGGATGAGACTGATCTTCACAGGACATGGATCAAAGTTGTTGCAACAAGGAATACAAGGGAGAGGAGTTCAAGGCTGGAGAATATGTGTTGGCGCATTTGGCATCTCACCCGCAAAAAGAAGCAG TTGGAATTGGAAGATATCCAACGCTTAGCAAAACGTAGGTGGGAACGAGAACAAGGACGCAAGGATGTGACTGAAGATATGTCCGAAGATTTGTCTGAAGGAGAAAAGGGGGATGTGTTGGGAGAGGCAGTATCGCTAGACAGCCCCAGGAAAAAGTTCCAAAGGAATTTCTCCAACTTGGAAGTATGGTCAGAGAAGAACAAGGAGAAAAAGCTTTATGTTGTCCTGATCAG TCTGCATGGTTTGGTTCGTGGTGATAATATGGAGCTTGGTAGGGACTCTGATACTGGCGGCCAG ATTAAATATGTTGTTGAGCTTGCTAAGGCACTTGCTAAGATGCCAGGTGTTTATCGGGTTGATCTGTTCACCAGGCAAATCTCCTCTCCAGAAGTAGATTGGAGCTATGGGGAGCCCACAGAGATGCTAAATACTGGTCCCGAAGATGGTGATGGTGCTGATTTGGGAGAAAGCTGTGGGGCTTATATTGTAAGGATACCATTTGGTCCTCGTGACAAGTACCTACGGAAAGAATTACTGTGGCCTCATCTTCAAGAGTTTGTAGACGGGGCGCTAGCTCACATCCTTAATATGTCAAAAGTTTTAGGTGAACAAATTGGAGGTGGACATCCTGTTTGGCCTTATGTAATTCATGGGCATTATGCAGATGCAGGGGATAGTGCTGCTCTTCTTTCGGGTGCTTTAAATGTTCCGATGGTTCTGACAGGGCACTCACTTGGTAGAAACAAGCTAGAACAACTTCTGAAACAAGGAAGGCAATCAAAAGAGGACATTAATTCTACATACAAAATTATGCGTAGGATAGAAGCAGAAGAACTTTCACTTGATGCTGCAGAACTTGTTATTACAAGCACCAAGCAGGAGATTGATGAACAGTGGGGACTATATGATGGATTTGATGTAAAGCTTGAGAAAGTTTTGAGGGCCCGTGCAAGAAGAGGGGTAAATTGCCATGGTCGCTACATGCCAAGGATGGCG GTTATCCCTCCTGGGATGGACTTCAGCAATGTCAtagcacaagaagacacagcCGAAGTCGATGGTGAACTTGTAGCACTAACCAATGGTGATGGTGCTTCACCTAAAGCACTCCCTCCAATATGGTCAGAA GTAATGCGGTTTCTCACAAATCCCCACAAGCCAATGATTCTAGCATTGTCAAGACCAGATCCAAAGAAAAATATTACGACACTTGTGAAAGCTTTTGGAGAATGCCGCCCATTACGGGAGCTAGCTAATCTT ACACTTATAATGGGAAACAGGGACGATATAGATGAGATGTCTGGAGGCAATGCCAGTGTGCTCACAACAGTGCTGAAGTTGATAGATAAGTATGACCTTTATGGGCAAGTGGCATTCCCAAAACATCACAAGCAGGTTGATGTCCCAGAGATATACCGTCTAGCTGCCAAAACAAAG GGGGTCTTCATAAATCCAGCTTTTATCGAACCATTCGGACTTACCTTGATTGAG GCTGCAGCACATGGGCTTCCAATGGTCGCAACAAAGAATGGTGGTCCAGTTGACATACACCGG GCACTAAACAACGGTCTGCTCATTGATCCTCATGATCAGCAGTCAATTGCGTCTGCATTACTTAAACTTGTATCTGAGAAGAACTTGTGGCATGAGTGCAGAAAGAATGGATGGAAAAATATACACCTATTTTCATGGCCCGAACACTGTCGCACATACTTAACAAGAGTAGCTGCATGCCGAATGAGACACCCACACTGGCAAACTGATACTCCTACTGATGAGTTTGATCCACAGGAGTCCTTTAACGATTCACTAAAAGATGTGCAAGACATGTCTCTCAGGCTTTCTGTTGATGGGGAGAAAACATCATTAACTGAATCACTTGATATGGCTGCAGTCAGTGATGACCGGCAACTGCAAGACCAAGTCGAGAGGGTGCTGAGCAGAATGAAGAGGCAAGAACCTGGTGCTCCTGATTCTGAAGTTGACAGGAAACCAACTGATAATTCACCAAGCAAATACCCAATGCTTAGGAGGCGACGCCGATTGATTGTTGTAGCACTTGACTGCTACGACAGTAGAGGAAATcctgaaaagaaaatgatacaGATTGTACAAGAACTCTTTAAAGCCATCAAGTTGGATCCACAAATTGCCAGATTGACAGGATTTGCTATATCCACTGCCATGCCAATCTCTGAGCTGATGGAATTCTTAAAATCTGGAAATGTAAAAGTTAATGACTTTGATGCTTTAATTTGTAGCAGTGGCAGTGAAGTTTACTATCCTGGTACATATAGTGAAGAAGATGGGAAGATTTGTCCAGACCCAGATTATGCATCACATATTGAGTATCGTTGGGGTTCTGATGGTTTAAAGAAAACCATCTGGAAACTGATGAACACGTCAGAAGGTGGAGAAGCAAAATCTAATCGTAGTCCCATTGAGGAAGACGTGAAATCAAACAATTCGCATTGCATATCTTTCTTAATCAAGGATCTCAGTAGG GCCAAGAAAGTAGATTATATGAGGCAAAAACTTAGGATGCGGGGTCTTCGGTGCCATGTGATGTACTGCAGAAACTCTACAAGAATGCAAGTTATTCCTCTTCTTGCATCTCGATCTCAGGCTCTCAG ATATCTGTTTGTCCGCTGGAGGTTGAATGTTGCCAATATGTTTGTAATTCTTGGTGAAACTGGAGACACTGATTATGAGGAACTGATCGGTGGAACTCATAAAACACTTGTCATGAAGGGGGTCACAGAGAAAGGCTCTGAAGAGTTGCTCCGAACAGCAGGTAGTTACCTAAGAGATGACATGATTCCAGGGGAAAGTCCATTTCTGGCCCATTTAAACGGGGATGCAAGAGCAGAAGAAATTGCCAACACACTAAGGCAGCTTTCAAAAGCTGGAATGTGA